The Prodigiosinella aquatilis region CTGGCTTCAGCCACTGGGCTGGTCTTGCGCCCATTAGCTCAGGGATGGTTTGATTCCTGCCCTGAATCGCAGGAGAGTCAGTGTGCCAGTGAGTGATAGCGGATTGGCGTCGGCGCAGCAAGGGTTCAGCTTACCGGAAACACTGGTTGCGGCTTTGTTGTTTGCAGTTTCGCTGGCCGGATTATTGCAATATCATCAGGTGCTTCAACAGTTGTTGCAGCATCAATGGCAGCAGCGTCAGGCCTGGCGATTCGCACATCAGCAGCTAGATGTTTATGGCTCGGCCGCTGGGGAGGAGGTGCGGGTCACCTCATTGCCGTCAGGGTGGTCAATGACACTGACAGAGCAAGTCCGTACCCCGGCGTGTCGTAGCGTGACGGTAACCACAGTAACTCCTTATCGTTACCGGGCCGTACTTACCCGTTGGTTTTGCCGTATCGTAGCGGAAGATTCTTTGGGCGTGCAGACGCAAACTACACCTTAAATGGCAGTGGATAGTCAGGAGTCAGGATGTTCACGGTTTATCATTCAAATCGGCTGGATCTTTTAAAAGACGTAGCGGCAGCGTTGATCGCGAGGCAACCGTTGAGTAATCCCTTCCAGCAGGAAGTGATTCTGGTTCAGAGTCCAGGTATGGCGCAGTGGTTGCAGATAGAGCTGGCAAACAGTTTCAACATTGCCGCTAATATCCGGTTCCCTTTACCCGGCGTGTTTCTGTGGGAGATGTATCGCCTTTTGATGCCGGATATTCCGCCAGAGAGTGCCT contains the following coding sequences:
- a CDS encoding prepilin-type N-terminal cleavage/methylation domain-containing protein, coding for MPVSDSGLASAQQGFSLPETLVAALLFAVSLAGLLQYHQVLQQLLQHQWQQRQAWRFAHQQLDVYGSAAGEEVRVTSLPSGWSMTLTEQVRTPACRSVTVTTVTPYRYRAVLTRWFCRIVAEDSLGVQTQTTP